The genomic interval GCTCCCGCCAGAGTTTGAAGTACGCGCGAATCTTGCAGATCTCGGGGACCAGCTCGATGCCGCTGTTGATAAAAAATGAAATGCGGCGGACGGTCTGCTCGAACGCGGCCGGGTCGAGCTTGGGGCGGATCGCGTCGAGAATCAGCAGCGCGTTGCCGAAGGCGTAGCCGATTTCCTCGGCGGGACCGGCGCCGCTCTCCATGTAGTGGTAACCGCAACAGTTGATCGGATTCCAGTTGGGCACGCGCTCGACGGTGAATCGAATCAACCCGGTGGAAAGGCGAAACGACAACTCCGGGTGAAAAATCGAGGTCCCGCGCGCGACGAATTCCTTGAGCAGATCGTTCTGCGTCGTGCCGCGCAGTTCAGTCCACGGCACGCCGTGCTTTTCCGCGACGACCAGGTAAAGCGCCAGGATGAACGGCGCGGTCGCGTTGATCGTCATCGAGGTATTGATTGACTGAAGCGGGATTCCCTCGAACAGCCGCTCCATGTCGTTCCAGTGGCAAATCGAGACGCCGGCCTCACCGACTTCGCCGCGCGCGACCGGAGCGTCGGGGTCGTAGCCGTTTTGAGTGGGCAGATCGAACGCGATTGAAAGGCCGCGCTGGCCCTGCTTCAAGTTTGCCAGGAAGCGCTCGTTGGCCTGGCGCGCGTCGCCGAAGCCCGCGTAGGTGCGGATGATCCATGGTTCACGGAGTTCGCGCGCTTTTTTTCCGCGGTCGGGCATCGACTCAAGGTTAGTTGTCGAAGCGGCGTGATTCCAGCCGCTTTCCGGCTGCCCGCGGTCAGCGCCGATGCGTGGCGCCGGCCGCGGGTTCATTTTCACGACTGCGGGCAAGGGCAAGCTCGGCGGCGATGCGATCGATGAGATCGATTCCCGAGAGACCGCCGTGCTCGGCGATTTCGAGCACCGGACCGCCGGTCTCGACCCGGATTTTTGCGATCGCCTTGCGCGCGTCCGCCGCGCGACTGAGCTCCGACCTGGCCAGCTCGGCGAGATGCTCGAGGTCTTTTTTTCGAAAATGGGGTCCGCGGCGGTTCTTCAGCGCCGCTATGTCATCGGCGTCGAAGCCGGATCGCGGCGTTCGATTAAAAAGGACGGCGGCCGGGGCGAGATGAATGCGGCTCAAACTGGCGTGAGTCTCGATAGTCTCCGATATCGAAAGACTGTCCGCGGTCGTGACCTGGATGATTGCGCTACTGCGCCGGTCCCGCATCATCCGCGAAATGTTGCCGGCTTCCACCCCGACCACGCTGTCGCCGAATGTCGAGCGCGCCGCGGTCGGCATCTTGAGCAGGCTCATCGCCTGGCCGCTGGCGGGCGCATCGACGATTATAATGCTGCGGCCGGGCAGCTTGGCGTCGGTCCGCCCGGCTTCATAGTAAACCTTTCCGAGCATCATCAGTTCGCGCAGCCCCGGCGCCGCTTGAACGAAAAATTGATAGAGGCGGCTGGCGAACACCGCTTTCAGCAGCATCCTCCCCGGCACCACCAGCCGGAGATATTCCTCGAGCGCGGCGCGCCCGTCGAGCGTCATCAGCGCGAGATTGGGCGCGACCTCCGTGGGCATGAACGACGGCGCCACGCCGAAGGTCGCGGCCAACGGCGCCCGCGCGTCGCATTCCATAATCAGTGCGCGCGCGCCCGACATTGCGGCGAGCTTGGCGAGCGCGGCGCTGACGGTAGTTTTGCCGACTCCGCCCTTGCCGAGCACGGTCAACACGCGTCGTGCGAGGATTTCGTTTAGCATTTGAGGGAAGCGGAACCAGCCAGGGGTTACCAGCGGATCAGATTCGCTCCCCAGGTGAGGCCGCCGCCGCATGCGTTCAGCATCACGATATTGCCGTCGTGAATTCGCCCCTGCTGGAGAGCCTCGTCGAGCGCGATTGGCACGGACGCGGCGGAGGTGTTGCCGTAACGATCGATGTTGGTGAAGACTTTTTCCGGCGGCATCCCGAGTCGCTCGGCGACCGCGGAAATAATTCGCATGTTGGCCTGATGCGGCACGAACAGGTCGATTTCTTCGAGCTTGACGCCGGCGCGCTCGGCCACCAGCCGGCTGATTTCTTCCATGCTCTTGACGGCTATCTTGAAAAGCTCGGGGCCTTTCATCTGAATCGCGTCACCGGCGCATCGCCGCACTTCAGAATCAATCGTGCTGCGGGTTCCAGTCGAGCGGACCGAGAGCAGGTTCCAATGCTCGCCGGCGGAGCGCAGCAGGCTCGACAGCACTCCGCGATTTCCCGCTTCAGTGACCATGACGCACGCGCCGGCGCCGTCGCCAAACAGCACCGCGGTCCGGCGATCGCTCCAATCAACCATCGTCGAGAGCGCGTCGGCGCCCACCACCAGTACGCGCTTGAAGTCGCCGGCGCGCATCTGTGCGTCCGCGACTTGAAGCGCATAGACGAAGCCCGAGCAGGCGGCGGCGACGTCGAAGGCCGGCATCGAGGAAATGCCCAAACCCATCTG from Candidatus Binatus sp. carries:
- a CDS encoding ArsA family ATPase, encoding MLNEILARRVLTVLGKGGVGKTTVSAALAKLAAMSGARALIMECDARAPLAATFGVAPSFMPTEVAPNLALMTLDGRAALEEYLRLVVPGRMLLKAVFASRLYQFFVQAAPGLRELMMLGKVYYEAGRTDAKLPGRSIIIVDAPASGQAMSLLKMPTAARSTFGDSVVGVEAGNISRMMRDRRSSAIIQVTTADSLSISETIETHASLSRIHLAPAAVLFNRTPRSGFDADDIAALKNRRGPHFRKKDLEHLAELARSELSRAADARKAIAKIRVETGGPVLEIAEHGGLSGIDLIDRIAAELALARSRENEPAAGATHRR
- a CDS encoding beta-ketoacyl-ACP synthase III → MGSRIIATGRAVPRTALTNQDLERYMDTSDQWIRSRTGIGSRYAMRQGESLAEIATDASRTALERAGVKPGALDAIIVGTVSSEYAFPSLACQIQMGLGISSMPAFDVAAACSGFVYALQVADAQMRAGDFKRVLVVGADALSTMVDWSDRRTAVLFGDGAGACVMVTEAGNRGVLSSLLRSAGEHWNLLSVRSTGTRSTIDSEVRRCAGDAIQMKGPELFKIAVKSMEEISRLVAERAGVKLEEIDLFVPHQANMRIISAVAERLGMPPEKVFTNIDRYGNTSAASVPIALDEALQQGRIHDGNIVMLNACGGGLTWGANLIRW